The following is a genomic window from Candidatus Methylomirabilis sp..
CTCCCACCTGCTGGTCCAAGACCGCCAAGTGCGCCTCCACCTCTTCGAGTGCGCGCAGGTACGCCGCGAAGGTCTGCTGCAAGGCTGGCCACGCGAACCGTTGGCTGTGGAGCCAGGCCCGATGGGCTACGCCCCACGCCTTCGTCTCCCGGTAGAGCCGCCCCTGTCGCAGGAGGAATTTCGCCAATCGGTGCCGGGCCCGCAATCGATCCGCCAAGACGTCCTCCCGGACGCGGACCACGTCGCGGGCCGCTTCCTCGGCCCGGGTCGGGATCCGGATGGCCGTCAGCTCCCCCGCCCGATAGAGACGCGCAAGTTTCTCGGCGTCCCGGCGGTCGGTCTTCACGCGGTCGCCCGGCCGCACTGGCGTCAAGGCCGGGGCCACCACCGCGCATGGCTGGCCCAGTGTGGTGAGCTGCCGCTGGACCTCGTAGCCGCAGGGGCCCGCCTCGTAGACGAACGCCACGGGCCCGCTCGCGGCGAGCCGGGCCACCAGGCGCTCGACCGCCTTGGGGACGTTCTCAATCGTCACGGTCTCCCGCGTCCGGTCCGCACCCGGGGGGAGCACTGCCGCGACCACGGTTTGCTTGTGGACATCCAGACCCACAACTGTGCTACCATGAGTATTCATGAGCCGGCACCTCCGTATGTGGATAGGCTCCCCAGCCCCATGCTAGGGAGTAACCCACGGTACTACGCAGGTCGCCGGCTCGTCCATTATATCTAGTTGCGACTCAAGGAGGCATGTATGGCCAATCGGCGGATGTATA
Proteins encoded in this region:
- a CDS encoding IS110 family transposase; translated protein: MNTHGSTVVGLDVHKQTVVAAVLPPGADRTRETVTIENVPKAVERLVARLAASGPVAFVYEAGPCGYEVQRQLTTLGQPCAVVAPALTPVRPGDRVKTDRRDAEKLARLYRAGELTAIRIPTRAEEAARDVVRVREDVLADRLRARHRLAKFLLRQGRLYRETKAWGVAHRAWLHSQRFAWPALQQTFAAYLRALEEVEAHLAVLDQQVGDLAQQAPYRPLVQALRCLKGIDTLGAVTLAVETQEFRRFPRARAFMSYTGAVTAERSSGGMVRRGSITKAGNAHPPDPGGGGLERPVWHGGEP